TGGGTGAAGACGCAGGGTTCCACGTCTCCCCGGTGGTTGACGTGCAGGTACTTGCGCCCCCCGGCGATGCACCCGGAGGTCACCATGGCGTCGTTCCAGAAGTCGATGAGAAACAGGGGGTAGCGGGCCCGCAGGTCCACCACTCGGTCTCGCAGGGCGCCCCGCTGCTCGGGGGTGAGCATGAGGGAGACGTCGGGCCGGCTGCCGATGGGGATGTAGGTGAAGAACCAGCCGTAGAGGCACCCCTGTGCGATCATCTCGTCCACGAAGAGGTCCGCCAGGGCATCGCCGAAGTTCCGGGCCGTCACCGTAATGGAGAAGCCAAAGAGCACCCCTTCCCGGCGCAGGTGCCCCATGGCCTCGAGGATGCGGCCGTGGACTCCCTGCCCGCGCCGGGCGTCCGTGGACTCCTGCGAGCCCTCGACGCTGATCCCCAGAGCCGCGTTGCCCAGACGCCCCAGCTCGGCCGCGACCGACGCGTCCACCAGTTGGCCGTTGGTGTAGATCTGAAAAGCCACGTCCGGGTGCCGGTGCAGGAGCCGGCGCAGGTCGTCCCACCGCACGAACGGCTCGCCGCCCGCGAGGAAGACGAAGTTTGTGCCCATGGCCTTGGCCTCGGAGACGAGGCGGTCCACTTCCTCGAAGGGCAGCTCCTCCTCCCGGGTGTAGGCGCCCGCATAACAACCCTCGCAGCGCAGGTTGCATCGCATGGTGGGGCTGATGACGATGGCGTTGGGGGGGGCGAAGCCATGAGTCTCCCAGAACGCATAGCGGCGCTTGTAGCCCTCGAAGATCTGCCCCACGAAGAAGTTCTCGATCACCTTGCGGCGCACGGTGGGGGAGATCTCGTCGATGAGTCGGCGGGCCGCGCGGGTCGAGCCGTGGCCCTCGCGCACGAGCCCCTTGACGAACTCCATGCCCCGGTGGTAGCCCGGATCGTCGATCATGCCCTGGAAGAGGTCGACGAGGCGCAGGATCGCCCCGTCCCCCAGGCCGTTGCCGGCGCGGGCGAAGGCGTCCGCCATCTGAGTGGCGGTGAACCTCTTGAATCGGTCCAGGAGTGCCACGAGCGCTTCTCCCTCTAACCTGCTGGCCGGCGGGCCACGGTGGTCTTGCTCACCCCGGGCAGGAGCCAGCGTCCCCGGCTGGCCGCGTGGAGCGCCTGAGCGAGCCCGCCCGCGGCCTTGGTCAGGGCCAGGTTGGGGGCTCCAGCGGGGCGCGTCGACGCCCCGGGAAAGATCTCCACCCGGGTGAACCCCGCCCCTTCCAGGAGCGCCCGCAGGGTGGCCGGCGAGAAGTCCCAGAGGTGATAGGGAGGGTCCAGGAGCTCGTTGCGGACGCCCAAGGCGCCCAGCACCGAGACCAGCGGCGCCGTGTGGGGCACCCGGAGCAGGAGCTGCCCGCCGGGCCGGAGCCACCGGAACACCCGCCGCACCGTGTCCGCCGGATCGGGGACGTGCTCCAGCACGTAGAAGAGGGTCACCGCGTCGAATCCCTCCGCCGGGAAGTCCGCCTCCTCCAGCGCCACCCGCTCCACCGGCAGCCCCCGGGACCGGGCCGCTGCCACGGCGTGCTCCGAGAGGTCGATGCCCCGGGCGTCCCAGCCCGCTGCCCGGGCCTGCTCCACGAAGAACCCGTAGGCGCACCCCACGTCCAGCAGGCGGCCGCCCGGGCGCCGGGCCGGCTCGAGCCGGGCCAGGGCCTCGCGGAAGACGTCGGCCATGAGGCACTGCCAGTCCTGCACGCCGCCCGGGTCCCGGGGCAGGTAGTCCCGGTACGCCCGGGCCAGCTCCTGCCGCGAGGGCTGGGGCCGCAGGGCCAGCAGGCCGCAGCCGCCGCAGCGCTCCCAGGCATAGCCCCGCTGGACCGTGAAGGGCTCCGTCGCCGTTCCGCCGCAGACCGGGCAGGGGGCAGAGGTCTGGGTCACGCCCTTCCCCGCGCCAGGGTCAGCTCCGCGCTCGCTGCTTCCTCCCCCTCGACCCGGGCGGTCCCCTGCACCCGGGCCGTGGTGCCCAGCACCCGGATCACCCGTGCCTCCAGGTCCACCGCGTCGCCGGGCAGGACCGGGCGCCGAAACCGGGCGCCGCTCACCCCGGCCAACACCGCCCCGGTGCCCGCCGGCGCGCTGCCCAGCCAGGCGATCCCCCCCACCTGGGCCAGGGCCTCCAGGAGGAGCACGCCGGGGAAGATCGGGTTGCCCGGGAAGTGGCCCGTGAGGAGCGCCTCGTTGGCCGTGACCAGCTTTCGCCCCACCGCGCGCGTTCCCGGCTCCAGCTCCAGGAGGCGGTCCACGAAGAGGAAGCGGGGTCCGTGGGGGAGCACCCGCCACGGCGGGGGGATCATGCCGCGCCGGCCTGCCGCTCCCGGACGAAGTCGGCCATGGTGCGCACGGTCTGGAGCACCCGGCGCCCGACCTCCTCGTCCGGGATGTCGACCCCGAAGTGCTGCTCCATGCCGAGGACCAGCTCGAGCGCGTCCACGCTGTCGAAGCCCAGGCCCCCGGCCCCGAACAGGGGGACGTCCTCGCCGATCTCGGCAGCGTCCAGCGTCAGGCGCAGCTGCTGGACGATCATCTCCTGGACCCGCCGCGTGAGCTCCATCTGTCCCGACTCCTGTCGCGCTCGGTGCCGGCCTCGCTGCCCGCCCCGGTCTTGTCCTCAGATCAGGCCTTCCTGCGTCCTTACAGGAGCCTTCGCGCCGCCCGCCAGCCCGAGAGGGCCGCGGGGATGACGCCGCCCCCAGTGCCTGCCCACTGGCCCGCAGGGATCAGCCCGGGCCCGTGGCCCGCGACTTCCCGGGGCCCCTGGATCGCCCCGGGCGACTGCTCCCAGCCGTAGGCGGCGCCCCGGGGATTCCCCGTGTAGCGCTCCAGGGTCGCCGGCGTCGCGGCCTCGGACCACAGGACCGAGACCCCGGGGGCCAGGTCCCCCAGGATGCCCAAGAGCGCTTCGTGGACCGCCTCTTTGGGGAGCGCGGCCACGGCGTCCCAGGCCACGGGCCAGTGGAGGACCAGGGGCACCCCCTTCCCCGGCGGAGCCTTGCCTTCCCCGGGCAGGGCCAGGCTCAAACCGCCCGCGCTCCCCCACGGATCGGCCGGCAGGAAGAACG
Above is a genomic segment from Thermodesulfobacteriota bacterium containing:
- a CDS encoding radical SAM protein — translated: MALLDRFKRFTATQMADAFARAGNGLGDGAILRLVDLFQGMIDDPGYHRGMEFVKGLVREGHGSTRAARRLIDEISPTVRRKVIENFFVGQIFEGYKRRYAFWETHGFAPPNAIVISPTMRCNLRCEGCYAGAYTREEELPFEEVDRLVSEAKAMGTNFVFLAGGEPFVRWDDLRRLLHRHPDVAFQIYTNGQLVDASVAAELGRLGNAALGISVEGSQESTDARRGQGVHGRILEAMGHLRREGVLFGFSITVTARNFGDALADLFVDEMIAQGCLYGWFFTYIPIGSRPDVSLMLTPEQRGALRDRVVDLRARYPLFLIDFWNDAMVTSGCIAGGRKYLHVNHRGDVEPCVFTHFAVDNVRGRSLAEVLDSPYFREIRARIPHSENLLRPCMIIDHPHVLRDLVARHGARPTHPGAETLLADLAPHLDAYARDHARVADSRWVAHACG
- a CDS encoding class I SAM-dependent methyltransferase, translated to MTQTSAPCPVCGGTATEPFTVQRGYAWERCGGCGLLALRPQPSRQELARAYRDYLPRDPGGVQDWQCLMADVFREALARLEPARRPGGRLLDVGCAYGFFVEQARAAGWDARGIDLSEHAVAAARSRGLPVERVALEEADFPAEGFDAVTLFYVLEHVPDPADTVRRVFRWLRPGGQLLLRVPHTAPLVSVLGALGVRNELLDPPYHLWDFSPATLRALLEGAGFTRVEIFPGASTRPAGAPNLALTKAAGGLAQALHAASRGRWLLPGVSKTTVARRPAG
- the fabZ gene encoding 3-hydroxyacyl-ACP dehydratase FabZ, translating into MIPPPWRVLPHGPRFLFVDRLLELEPGTRAVGRKLVTANEALLTGHFPGNPIFPGVLLLEALAQVGGIAWLGSAPAGTGAVLAGVSGARFRRPVLPGDAVDLEARVIRVLGTTARVQGTARVEGEEAASAELTLARGRA
- a CDS encoding phosphopantetheine-binding protein, which codes for MELTRRVQEMIVQQLRLTLDAAEIGEDVPLFGAGGLGFDSVDALELVLGMEQHFGVDIPDEEVGRRVLQTVRTMADFVRERQAGAA